In Brassica napus cultivar Da-Ae chromosome A3, Da-Ae, whole genome shotgun sequence, the sequence TGTCTGTGATCATGGTTTGATAGGAACTTGAGGAATGGCCAATAATAGAGCCATTGCCTTCTTATggaagagggagagagagacctGGTGGTAGACACATTAGCCTCATTCATGGAGACAACCTCACCAATGTTGTCATTACAGGTACTTTACTCTGTTTATATAATACCAATACTTAATTAcgctttttattatatttgttcATTAGTGTAGCCAAAGCTTCTATTATATTATCATTCCTTGACATGAATTAAAACGAAATCAGTTTCTAGTAATAAAATAatcacatctatatatatatatatatacttttttaattattacaggAGAGAATGGTACAATCGATGGACAGGGGAAAATGTGGTGGGAGTTATGGTGGAACAGAACATTGGTGCATACTAGAGGCCATCTTATTGAGATTAAGAACTCTCATAATATCCTCATCTCTAACCTCACTTTACTCAACTCTCCTTTCTGGACTATCCATCCTGTTTACTGCAGGTTCCTTAGTTTACACTTCCAAACTGTTTTTGCTTGCATTTATGCTCTGTCACAAACGTACATATCGTTCAAATAACCTCTACCAATTTTATTTTGCAGCAATGTTGTAATAAGAAACATGACCATCCTTGCTCCAATGAATGCTCCTAACACCGATGGTATAGACCCAGGTAAAAAAGTGCTCTACCCGGACCTGGATTGTTTGTGTCTTGTGTTGTCTTGTGTCTTATTTCTGTGAATAACATTGTAGACTCAAGCACCAATGTCTGCATTGAGGACTGTTACATCGAAAGCGGTGATGACCTTGTAGCTGTGAAGAGCGGGTGGGACCAGTACGGAATGGCCATGGCACGTCCGAGTTCAAACATCATCATAAGACGAATCTCTGGCACTACACGAACTTGTTCAGGTGTTGGAATAGGAAGCGAGATGTCTGGTGGGATATTCAACGTAACCATCCAGGACATTCACGTCTGGGACTCAGCAGCTGGGCTCCGCATAAAAACAGATATAGGGAGAGGAGGTTACATTTCGAACATAACCATTACTAATGTGTTCTTGGAGAAAGTGAAAGTTTCAATAAGGTTTAGTAGAGGCTCAAATGATCACCCGGATGATAAATGGGATCCAAAAGCTATGCCGAGAGTGAAAGGTATATATATTAGCAACGTTGTGAGTGTGGATTCAAGAAAGGCTCCAATGTTGCTTGGTGTTGAAGGTGCTTCGTTTCAAGACATATGTTTGAGGAATGTTACGATTCTTGGGTTGCCTCAGAGTGAGAAATGGAAATGCAAGGATGTTTCAGGGTATGCTAGTGATGTTTTTCCTGTGTCATGTCCACAACTGTTGCAGAGGAAAGGTTTGGTCTCTCAGTGTGAATAGATGAGTTTTTGAGGTTCTGATTGAACTGTGTTTTGGTTAGTTAGTTTTTTAGATTTACATGTTATGATGATGGTAGAGGAGGCAATGAGTTTGAGCAAGGTTTTTTGTTTGGGTGAAGATTCATGGTCCACTTCACGTGATGTCATCTTGGTTttcattttcacattttttaattcttatttgtgaattttgatgattttgataCATACTTTGTGCAAACGAAACATACTCTGAATGattcaataaaaatgttttcatatttccGGATATGATGTTATGCAACTATATATCGGGTTATGCAAGCCAGGTTGTTCAACAGCGGTGAGTAAGAATGAAACGAAGAAAAACATGTCGTTTTAGCCAAACCACCTTAAAGTTTATCTTGTTGAtgtctacattttttttatttactaaaaaaacataattattcaGAAACgatctattgttttttttggcaCCAATAAACGTAACAATCTATTTAGGATACCATAAAACATATTAGttagatatttatatttacatttattatataaaaatttgaaacataGTAAATTTCATAAATACCATGAATAAGTGTTTTTCATTAATTGTTAATGGTGTGGATAACAGGTAGAgcaattatttttattgatcTGGTCTAGTGGCAAGATgttgtttatgatttagggggAATTAAGTGTTTCATCATTTTGcaaatattatatatgcatTACTAATTAAAAGAGCATCatgataattttatattctaaaaaatttgaaaccgaACATCAAATTACAAATATGTTTAAAATCTCTTTATATACTActttcattaataataaataaaaaattaaataattcaaTATTATCTTTTCGATTATATcaaattcattttaaatgattaatatttaattatgcatctttctttttcttaatttttagaaattttataagTGAAAGCTATTATTTttggataacaacacaatatatatatatacattatcttttttactttaatatatatctatttttggctattttattatattaaaatcaattatctaatctaacaattttttttaaaaaaaatatttgatattaatattaagtcttttataacaaataatttCTTCGAACAAATATATTTAACTGTATATTAAAGATATCAACGACTTTAACGCTCCAACTTCTAACGTTAGAGATTATATTGCAAAATTTCATttacaaataata encodes:
- the LOC106376692 gene encoding probable polygalacturonase, giving the protein MESEKTSVVSSIARPSWAFIVLAFTVLAILSHQISSNSFLPLFIPTTTTRLHDPVTCSGFYLHDPSPKRIVMSITDFGGVGDGKTSNTEAFRRAVQHLRAFAAEGGAQLNVPKGTWLSGSFNLTSNFTLFLEQGAVILGSKELEEWPIIEPLPSYGRGRERPGGRHISLIHGDNLTNVVITGENGTIDGQGKMWWELWWNRTLVHTRGHLIEIKNSHNILISNLTLLNSPFWTIHPVYCSNVVIRNMTILAPMNAPNTDGIDPDSSTNVCIEDCYIESGDDLVAVKSGWDQYGMAMARPSSNIIIRRISGTTRTCSGVGIGSEMSGGIFNVTIQDIHVWDSAAGLRIKTDIGRGGYISNITITNVFLEKVKVSIRFSRGSNDHPDDKWDPKAMPRVKGIYISNVVSVDSRKAPMLLGVEGASFQDICLRNVTILGLPQSEKWKCKDVSGYASDVFPVSCPQLLQRKGLVSQCE